One Sulfurovum xiamenensis genomic region harbors:
- a CDS encoding XRE family transcriptional regulator — protein MCDMVNRIREEMEILDVKQKDIIEYTGEKQSNISKYLSLNEKTRLDIPNTILAKISDILDVDIKYLLCMQDEKKKSIDTSFNSSMFEMINYVDLRAGAGAEVILHEYIESEPIPIAKQFLNGVSPKNIVVMKVVGDSMEPTIKPDEFVMVDMVNGRQFHPVDGVYLINKDGTIQIKRLHFKGDKGIDIISDNSAYPKENTINDAINLEVIGKLFKQIKNLGALAIK, from the coding sequence ATGTGTGATATGGTAAATCGTATACGTGAAGAAATGGAGATTTTAGATGTTAAGCAAAAAGATATAATTGAGTATACTGGAGAGAAACAGTCAAATATATCAAAATATCTTAGTTTAAATGAAAAAACAAGGCTTGATATTCCAAATACAATATTGGCTAAAATTTCTGACATTCTAGATGTTGATATTAAATATTTATTATGTATGCAAGATGAAAAGAAAAAAAGTATAGATACCAGCTTTAATTCATCTATGTTTGAAATGATTAACTATGTTGACCTACGTGCAGGAGCAGGTGCAGAAGTAATATTACATGAGTATATAGAATCAGAGCCTATCCCAATAGCAAAACAATTTTTAAACGGTGTATCTCCTAAAAATATTGTAGTAATGAAGGTTGTTGGTGACTCTATGGAGCCTACTATAAAACCTGATGAATTTGTTATGGTTGACATGGTAAACGGTAGGCAGTTTCATCCTGTAGATGGAGTTTATCTTATAAATAAAGACGGCACAATTCAAATTAAACGACTACACTTCAAAGGTGATAAAGGGATAGATATTATCTCTGATAACTCAGCATATCCAAAAGAAAATACCATCAATGACGCGATAAATTTAGAAGTTATTGGTAAACTTTTCAAACAGATAAAGAATCTTGGTGCTTTGGCAATAAAATAA
- a CDS encoding zinc ribbon domain-containing protein, with the protein MGMIKCKECKSEISNKAKTCPQCGAPVPQKTSFLTWIFLISIIAIFLIVTSGPNNKSSMVSSSENKEFAWVEKGKYLVRSKLKDSDSAKFRDIYFNKNKDQVPVACGEVNSKNGLGAFAGYERFISAGSIEFTWLESEVSDFGNIWNKLCVATK; encoded by the coding sequence ATGGGAATGATAAAATGTAAAGAGTGTAAAAGTGAAATAAGTAACAAAGCAAAAACATGCCCACAATGTGGAGCACCAGTTCCACAAAAGACATCATTTTTAACATGGATATTTCTTATCTCCATAATTGCAATATTTTTGATTGTAACAAGTGGTCCAAATAACAAATCAAGTATGGTATCAAGTAGTGAGAATAAAGAATTTGCATGGGTTGAAAAAGGGAAATATTTAGTAAGATCAAAATTAAAAGACTCTGATTCAGCAAAGTTCAGAGATATATATTTCAATAAGAATAAAGACCAGGTACCTGTAGCATGTGGAGAAGTGAACTCAAAGAATGGATTAGGAGCATTTGCCGGGTATGAACGTTTTATATCAGCAGGCTCAATTGAATTTACATGGTTAGAATCTGAAGTATCAGATTTTGGAAACATATGGAATAAATTATGCGTGGCTACAAAATGA
- a CDS encoding PD-(D/E)XK nuclease-like domain-containing protein → MSVLKIIPNNDYHADRSHLSASTIKTILKNPYEYLNPVEKSNDSLLLGNVVHKLVLEPETFNEEFAVMPVCDRRTKAGKEIHANFIEESNGKECVTQEMYDQALEMSKAISEQKEIKELLLSNGLPERSIFSEIDGIKVKCRPDYYREDLGLIVDLKTTVDSSPDGFVRQVASYGYFIQAAFYLDVLKSVGLPANKFIFVAVSKTEPYMVGVYELTEQDIELGRDMYKKAFEIYRDIDSYKKPVYLSQEKEIVQTLVLPNYVYYKLGAM, encoded by the coding sequence ATGAGTGTTTTAAAGATTATCCCAAACAACGATTATCATGCTGACAGATCACACTTATCTGCAAGTACAATTAAGACCATATTAAAAAACCCGTACGAGTACCTTAATCCTGTAGAAAAAAGCAACGATAGCTTACTTCTTGGAAACGTGGTACATAAATTAGTACTGGAGCCTGAAACATTCAATGAAGAGTTCGCAGTGATGCCTGTATGCGATAGACGTACAAAAGCAGGTAAAGAGATCCATGCAAACTTCATTGAAGAGAGCAACGGCAAAGAGTGTGTCACTCAGGAAATGTACGACCAGGCACTTGAAATGAGTAAAGCTATCTCTGAACAAAAAGAGATCAAAGAACTATTACTATCAAATGGGCTTCCAGAACGCTCAATATTCAGCGAAATAGACGGGATTAAGGTTAAGTGTAGACCTGACTATTACAGAGAAGATTTAGGGCTTATTGTTGATCTTAAAACTACGGTTGATTCAAGCCCTGACGGTTTTGTAAGACAGGTTGCAAGTTATGGGTATTTTATCCAGGCTGCATTCTATCTTGATGTGCTTAAAAGCGTTGGACTTCCTGCAAACAAGTTTATTTTTGTGGCAGTTAGTAAGACTGAACCTTATATGGTAGGAGTATATGAACTTACTGAACAGGATATTGAGCTAGGACGTGATATGTATAAAAAAGCGTTTGAAATATACAGAGATATTGACAGTTATAAAAAGCCTGTCTACTTAAGTCAAGAGAAAGAGATCGTACAGACACTTGTACTTCCAAACTATGTTTATTATAAATTAGGAGCCATGTAA